The DNA region AGATTTCTCTTACAGAAAGCCAAATTCAACCACTTCTTCggtgcaattttttattgggcGTTAGCAGTCAGGGTACCCACCTAACAAAGCTTCGTCAAgcacaaatagaaataaaaaatattctgtatgCGATCAGTTGGCATCCCGGTAGCCTCAATTATCTCactcaactttaattttgtgtacCCTACCaagattttatgaatattttcaatagaaatGGTGGGAACATGACGAAAATGTGTctctcaatattaaatatgttttttctttgatttGAAGAGGTGTTAAGTCTTTCAAATAGGAGTATTTGATGACCTCACTCTTTtctgattttatcattatcaCCTTATTGACCTAATGATTGGTAGGCAAACTAGTCAATTATTGTGTTATAGACTGCTAGCAAAAAGTCTGACCTACCGTCATCATCTCCAGGTTAGTCCGGAAACTTTTTATCCatattcgtaaattttaaattaatgtatatagtTTAGACCATTGTtggaattgaaataaaatattaaaataatggttcattatttattttgacatacttcagattttttttatcatttttgcatcatgtataaatttttagtgtaCCTTTTCGTATTatcaatttacatatatataccAGTTTGGTCTCAAGAAaaaaaaggtaaatatttaattcatagatattattatgtaaattgtacAATTTCAGAAACGTATACCGAATTGAGCCACCCTTATGGAGACGAAACAGTGACAGATTGTAACATGAAGGACTCAAGCACAAATTTAGCAATTTGTAGTGATGATGAGGACGACGAGGATCAGCTAGTAGGAAAATGTCCAATAAATCTCAAACAAGAAGGTTTTTTCGTaagttttacataaataattattttgagatGGCTGAAATCTGATTTACATGAATCTCTGTTACTCCTGAATGGTTATGCTTATAAAGCAATCAGCTCCACCTCGTCTATCAAAAGCAAATTTGCCTCATTCGTTCTCAGACACACACATACAATAAAAGCCTAAAGATACTTTTGTaaaccatttaattttgtttcagaccattatgtaaataaaatacgaaatttaatattatacatttttattacattacatatatttttgatgaattatatatctataaatatggcaactttaattttgaatggaattttaattgactgtattatttaatttaacacactttgtataatatcttttttgttttataattttggcgtTCCTCCATGACAGAAACTCTACCGATTTCCGAATATACGACAAGGCTATATTACTTCAAGTTTCTTGAATTACTgtgagtttatttaaatttgtaaaattttatatcgaaTTTTATAAACGTGAGCTCATGTTTTCTGGAGACTGGAACGGGGAAAACAAAAGTTTGGTATccttttcatgttgaaacgcATTGATTAAGAtcttcatttttcaaaaatatggaaacaatttgtttttcagtACATTCTAGTACATCATACATCAGTCTAAGGGGTCTATGACAGAAGAATTGGAATATCCCCGTAGTATAATTGAACCGCAACCATATTTAGCTATGAGTACAACCAacttttttgtagtttttccTCTGTAGgatatttaacataagcagaaccattattttttgtaaactaaATTTAGACTCCAGTCGTCTTCACTGTTCTGTGATTCAATAAAAGTGACAAACTcagaaaatttttttagtagcTTCCACTGGGCcggtttctttaaattttttattaatacgggTAACGATTAACTTATTTAGCTGTAAACTCTATTATAATCATCTCTTGTTTCTCTCTATCTTGGtgaagttaaattataatttttcttacagtttcacttcgaccaataattaaataattgtaataagtaaaaaatcattactaAATAATCGATGTAAATTCACGGGAATAAAAgtccataaagtaaaaagttaagatttttaagaataaaattagattgactaGTTACATAGTAGacacaataacaaaaaaaaaacaataaacattataagtaGTGGTACCCAATTCGAAAAGCACtgctcatattttttatacattttaataataatatttataatttagtttttattaatttcaaatgattAACAAGAAAGAACTCTTTGAtggtacaaaattgttttctattttaccCGGCAGAGGTCACCCATTTCAAAAGATGTGCAAATACTTCAATAGATGTTGGATGATGTTTAAAATGCTATtacagataataataataataataaatgaagtgTTTGAGAATGCGAATTCAATGGTGtacttttttgataaatagtatcccaataaatatttctcatttcttgaccataaaatatttttttattttattattaaagacgTATGAtgtgaacaattttttgacaCTATTCATGTTCTttgtttatcttttaaatcatattttatttaaattgagttttaaataaaaaagttggcaaataataaaaataaatcgaaacATAATTTGTAAAGAATTGCATTTATACCTTTGCCAtttgattgtttttatcactcatttaattaatctttatttaaatattctttttataaaatattaagtaatattatactGAAATCATGTCAGAtcacaaattaaaactttcgattgttaatgatttaattacacGCTTAATTGGTAGTGTGCGCATCTGTGGTTATCGTAGTGTGATATGCACTGCACATGCCATTGGCAGCGCCGAATGTcaaaatttgagttttaaaaattttatttacattttacaatttttacattgcCCTCACATAATACTATTCGGCCGTCTGCCAGCACAAACTGAACAGTCTAAATCGACCGTGATTCCAGAACCCGTACACCAAGTGCTCGGACACGCTCTACGCCCCGGAGAACGAACTGATCTTCAGCACCACCAGCATCGCCCTGCCCGAGGTACAGTGTAAAAAGTGCGATCTCCGATTAACACAGGACGGTCAGGGTGTGATTGTGGAGTGTTTCTCTTGCTTCGAAATACCGAAATCGGGACCGGCGGTAAGTTAACCtcaaacctaacctaattcgGTGTCTTGGTTCATGCGGTGTTGTTCACTCTAGAGCAGAATTGAGAAGGACGTGATTTACAAGGCGTATTACGTGCAAGTGGCAAATTACACCACCGTGGAAGTTGCCGGCCAGGAGAACTTCTGACCGGTTGTCTTAGTTGCGTAACGTTGCGTTATGTGTGTTGGGGTTATGTTCAGGCGGTGAGGCCgctatttatttccatttaaacAAGGTAAGAAGTaccgattttattaattgtttttttttctattctatTATTTACTACCGTTTGCACCGTACACACTGAGCGGAGTTGATGTCTTAAGTACTATCTATAGTGTGGTTGGTAtttgcattgtaaattaaatatcaataaagtCATACATAAGATCAGTTCTTATTTTACCGCACTtaactagtttttaaaaatgtttttattgtttagtgGTTGGTACTATTTTaggttaattgttaatttgaaattatatttatggtgAAAATAAGTTACCACTATTTCTATAGTGGTTATAATAACAAGTAGTAATATTTCAGTTGGTTTTACTATTATGGTTTtgaccataaaaataaattaaaagaacaattgaGGGAATTTTGAGTTATGGAAAAAATGCCCCTTAGCTTTAGTCTTTAGTTAATGAAGAAGAACTTgttacactattataaaataatcaaatttaatatctaattttaaataaatctaatcaaTATAATCTTAATCTTAGAAAACAAATAGCTACTGtttacagtagtggtcattattataacaactttttaaaatcttaaatataacttctatttaatgtgaactgttaatataatattaatatactattattaatatacaaaactaCTATATTCGTATCCCATAAATTGTTACATATGGTACAGtgatggaaaaaagtatggaatatttatttactatgttttccttaatttgtttgaaatctGAACAAATCTTATTCACTGCTCATAAGAtcataatgattattataaccacataaatatgtttaaattgttgcaataaaaccaaataaaactaatgtgaaaatgtaataaattaataaaaacaaattatgttacTACCCcttcagaaattaaaataataatacccaccaaacatttaatatttttatttataataattatgacatatttattttttttaataaaaaactaataaccgGACGATTGTTTACGACCACCTTATATCGAGTAGGTTTTAGTCCAGATTTTGCCATACCTCCTGTACCGCCAGAATTAGCTGCTGTAGGTCTCCATAAAGGTTGGATTCAAAAGTCTTTTCATAGCATtccataatttttctattggaTTAAGTTCTGAGGAGTTTGTCGCCCATGGCAAAACGCTTGTGTCATTCTATTCGAATGCTTCTCGAACGATCCTCTCAGTATGTGGCTTAGCGTTATTTTGCTGGAAAATGGAATTTGGGTCCATATTGGTTAAATAAGGTAACACAATGGATAAAACTATGTTATCGTGATATCGAACTGCATTCAAAGTGGTTTCCGTTAAAAAGAGCTAGGTTCTTCTTCCAGTATTAATTCCTTTCCAAAATATCAATGAACCTCCTCCAATATTCAACACCTCGCGAGCATGTTATAGCCGTGCTAGGTTCTCTCCAGATACATATTCCAGAATTTCAAAATCTTCACTCATCATAAAAAAGAATACGGCTCAAATCATCAGGACCCCAATTAAGAAGTTCTTATGAAAATCGGGGTACCCTTAAGGTCACGTCTGAAATAGACCTTAATCTCGGACACGGTTTCTGATGGTTTGAGCTGACATAATCACATCATGGGTCCTAAGAAACTCTTGTTTTAGTTCTGGAGCAGTTATTTCAGGATATCACCGAGCTTGCAGAAGCAAAAATCGATCTTGTACCGAGGTAGTTATCCTATTGCGGCCTGGATGTCTTTCTTTTACGTCATTATACTCATTGTAACGTCTCCACAATCAGTTTAACACAGAGATGAGTTTATGAAACGAGTCATTTCACCATGTGATGGTCCACCCTCTCAACCTAAttgcttttaatttatgtttgtcaCTTTCTTGCTTTtccatgataataaaatttttataaaaaattgatgaataatGGGTTAATAACACAAGATTTACTAATTCCACCATTTAACGGGTACCGAGAAATAcgataaatagtaattaaattgaattaaaaaatgtgttaacaGTGTATtcttttatatgttattttataaattattagttcaaTCACAGTTAAGTATTTCATTGCAAACcactctttaataattttagacgtgTCTTTGAAATCATtgtcttgttgaaatatccaaCAAAGTGACCTCTCTTTTTCGGCAAAtggaaaaattttgtattttggagATGTCCCTCCACttgaatcaatcaatcaacttTAAACCGAGAAAAACATCCTCAAACGATAATGCTTCCGTCACCAGTTTAAACTGGTATCGTTGCCCCACTGACCGCCTCAGAAATGTTCTACCATCCGacccaaacaaattaaatttactttcgtcACTCCTAAGGTGTTCCATTTTTTCTGAGACCATAACAAGTGGGATTTTGCAAATGCAAATGGAGataatgaaaaagaaaatctaCTGACCCCTTTCGGTTTACCAAAACCTTCGGAATTGTGTCATTGTTATATGtgacaaaaaatgaattaattacaataattacgcTGGGCTGCTCAGTGTCAgacgtaaaattttatgtattgacgaaaaataaaaataataaaatagtaaatagaaAAGACGTTCTTCTTCATAATGACAACGCAAGACTATATATGACACATTAGTGATTCAAATGGGGAATTCTACTTCATCTTCCATATACTCCAAAGATTTTCAGATggaactattatttattgctgTCATTgcccaatttttttcataattattattattatatattatataattattgaaatgttgattattttgttcaataaaagatattttaaagaaagttacaatattttaatggcgtaaattacttttttcgaTACGTAATAGTAAAAACAAACTTCTTAGGAAGAAGGATAGTTTAccggataaataaattatggattATACAGTTTCAAAGGGTAGATACCACTTAGCGTAATTAGGACGGGGTCAATTcgatatatacaaatatatttgattcgatgaaaatattataatcttaattttattaattttagatttgatctgtgcaaatgaaaatttatttaatatgttcttAACTTTCAAATTGTACTTGAGCAAGACTTATGTGTATAACAGTGCAAACGAGTATTAATGTACCTTTGACAAcgtgagaaaatatttttgacaagtGTCAACAAGAGTGATTTTTACTGtcacaaatttttacattgattttataagcttttaaaagtcttagttatatttataaaaaatattatgtgacataaaaaacaataacagagaggtattataacaaattttttcatcataaaatactattttctcTTGTTGTAAAgccataaaaacaataaattttatacatcatGATTTTTCAGCAAGCGCCACAGCAATAATGTTCTACCGCAATGTAGCCAGATTTGTGAGGGCACGTTCGCCCCTAAAAACCTCTCTCCGCACCCGCACCGACCTGGAAACTTTGAAAAGCAATGGCCTCTTTAACATTTCGGACATAAAGGGCTTCGCCGTCGGACAAACCGTACACGGTTTCGAAGTGAAAGAGATCAAATCTGTTCCGGAATTTGCCCTCACCGCCGTCTTCCTCGAACACACCGCCGTCAAATCACAGTATTTACACGTATACCGCAACGACTCGAACAACGTGTTCTCGATAAATTTTAGAACGACGCCAATGAACAGCTCTGGTTTGCCGCACATACTTGAGCACACAGTACTGTGCGGTTCCGAACAATTCCCAGTTAGGGatccatttttcaaaatgttgaacAGGTCTTTGGCGACGTTTATGAATGCTATGACCGGTTCCGATTATACAATGTATCCGTTCAGTACGCAGAACGAGTCCGACTACAGAAATTTGCAGAAGATTTATTTGGATGCGGTGTTCAAACCAAATCTAAGCGAGTACGATTTCATGCAGGAAGGCTGGCGTTTAGagaataaagatttgaaagaTGCGAAATCCCAGCTGATAATCAAGGGAATTGTTTACAATGAGATGAAAGGCGTTTTCTCTGAAAACGAGAACATTTTCGGGCAGAAACTCCAAAACCTAATACTTCCTGATCACACGTACGGCGTGATTTCGGGCGGAGATCCTCAAAAAATACCGGATCTGACCTGGGacgatttaaaacaattccacAAAGACCACTATCATCCCAGCAACGCCCGATTCTACTCCTACGGCAACTTCCCATTGTCCACCACACTACAATACATAAATGACAATTACCTCAATAAATACGAATATCAAGAACCCAAACACACCGAAGTACCCAGACAAAAGAGATGGTCCAACGCCAAACGTGAGCATATCCTGGGGCGATTCGAAAACATGCGTGAACCGTTCGAAAAACAGAACACGTTATCCATATCACTGCTCCTCTCCGACAATACAGATATCTACACAACATTCCTGATGCAATTCGTTACTGAACTCCTGATCAAGGGACCAAATTCTCCGTTTTACAAGTCCATGATTGAACCGAATTTCTCCGGCGGTTTCACTTCGTCAACCGGCTTCGACAACCAACCCAGAGATTGCATTTTCACGGTGGGTCTTCAAGGTTTAACCAAAGATGATTTCGACAAAGTTGTGAAAATTTATGATGACACCATTGATGAGGTTGTAAATAAGGGATTCGATGAGAAACAAATAGAGTCTGTTTTACATAGATACGAGCTCTCTATAAAACACGAGACAAACAATTTCGGTTTGGGACTACTGTTTAGCATATCTGCATTGTGGAATCACACCGGATCAATAATTCAATCTTTACAAGTGAATGATTTGATTAATAGGTTGAAAACCGAAATAGACAAAGATCCGCAATACTTACAGTGCGTAGTGCGACAATACTTTAAAGACAACAAGCATAAACTGATCTTGAGCATGTCACCggatcaaaattttgaaaaaaaatctgaagaactAGAGATGAGTTTAATTCAGTCAAAGACCAAAACTTTAAAAGAAGAGGAAAAGACGTTGATTTacgaaaaatgtttgaaactaCAAGAGCAACAGTCAAAACCAATCGACACGAATTTATTGCCGACGTTAACAATGGCTGATATTTCTAGTGACGTCGAGAGGATCCCAATGGAACACACAACGCTGCACCATGTACCAACTCAGATCAACAAAGTTAGCTCTAATGGCATCGTTTACTTCCGGGCACTGATGAATACTGTAGCTCTTACGCAAGAACAACAAATGCTTTTACCTCTATTTTGCTATGTTATTGGAAAATTAGGCACTGACAAACTGGATTATAGAGAATTCGACAGTTTAGTAAATCGTAAGACTTCGGGACTTAGTTTTGCTGTTCATATTGGTGAAAGTCTTTATCACCTACACTCATACGAACCTGGCATTTTGCTTTCGAGTTACTGTTTGGAGAATAATGTGTTAGACATGTGGCGTTTGTGGGAACagcttttttcaatttctgaTCTAAAAGATGTATCTAGATTCCAAATGCTTACACAGTTATATATGAGTCAGCTAACGCAAGGATTAGCGGATATGGGACATGTATATGCGATGCAAGCGGCGTCGGGCTTAGTTTCCGGGTCTGCGTATCAAGCAGAATTACTCAACGGATTACAGCACATTACTTATATGAAGAGGTTATTGCACACGTCCAACTACAAGGCGATCTTGGCTGAGATTGTGACTATAGCTAAAGTCTTattcgataaaaataaaatgaggtgaggaattttttcataaatttatcaccttgactaataattaaaacttcaataactaaatatatttatttaaaaaaaatcttgtaGCTAGAAGTTGCATCTTACATGAtgcttttgtttttgattaaaattgtcaCGGTTTACGAAACACACTCAAAATTAAGTATAACATGTAATTTATGAATCAAgactgtatttatttttatttttacagagTGGCGTTGAACATCTCACCGGAAAGCGAAAGCACCATCGTTAAAGGGTATCAGGAGTTCCTGCGCAACTTGCCTGCTATAAACGACACTCTATCCATCGAAAATTCGTACATAACTGGCAAAGTTTGGGCGCCAACTGACTCTGTTCACTGTCAACATCATGTCCTCAACGTTCCTGTAAATTATTGTAGCAAAGCTATATTGACGTCTCCATATTCAAGTCCGGATTATGCCAAACTGCGTGTCTTGGCTCGACTTTTAACATCCAGATATCTGCATGGTGAACTAAGAGAAAAACAAGGCGCGTACGGTGGCGGTGCCAGAGTAACAATGGATGGTGTATTCGCCTTCTACAGTTACAGAGATCCAAGAAACCTGGAAACGTTGGATGTGTTCGATAGATCTAACGATTGGTTGcgtacaaatatttgtaaagtaACGGACCAAGAGGTTCTGGAGGCTAAACTAGGCGTTTTTCAAGCTATCGACGCTCCGGTACCGCCCAGTAAAAAGGGCTGCGAAGAATTCATGCGCAGATTGACGCCGGACGTACTGCAGAGACATCGGGCAGAAGTTATGACTGTGGATGCTAC from Aethina tumida isolate Nest 87 chromosome 1, icAetTumi1.1, whole genome shotgun sequence includes:
- the LOC109598019 gene encoding presequence protease, mitochondrial → MFYRNVARFVRARSPLKTSLRTRTDLETLKSNGLFNISDIKGFAVGQTVHGFEVKEIKSVPEFALTAVFLEHTAVKSQYLHVYRNDSNNVFSINFRTTPMNSSGLPHILEHTVLCGSEQFPVRDPFFKMLNRSLATFMNAMTGSDYTMYPFSTQNESDYRNLQKIYLDAVFKPNLSEYDFMQEGWRLENKDLKDAKSQLIIKGIVYNEMKGVFSENENIFGQKLQNLILPDHTYGVISGGDPQKIPDLTWDDLKQFHKDHYHPSNARFYSYGNFPLSTTLQYINDNYLNKYEYQEPKHTEVPRQKRWSNAKREHILGRFENMREPFEKQNTLSISLLLSDNTDIYTTFLMQFVTELLIKGPNSPFYKSMIEPNFSGGFTSSTGFDNQPRDCIFTVGLQGLTKDDFDKVVKIYDDTIDEVVNKGFDEKQIESVLHRYELSIKHETNNFGLGLLFSISALWNHTGSIIQSLQVNDLINRLKTEIDKDPQYLQCVVRQYFKDNKHKLILSMSPDQNFEKKSEELEMSLIQSKTKTLKEEEKTLIYEKCLKLQEQQSKPIDTNLLPTLTMADISSDVERIPMEHTTLHHVPTQINKVSSNGIVYFRALMNTVALTQEQQMLLPLFCYVIGKLGTDKLDYREFDSLVNRKTSGLSFAVHIGESLYHLHSYEPGILLSSYCLENNVLDMWRLWEQLFSISDLKDVSRFQMLTQLYMSQLTQGLADMGHVYAMQAASGLVSGSAYQAELLNGLQHITYMKRLLHTSNYKAILAEIVTIAKVLFDKNKMRVALNISPESESTIVKGYQEFLRNLPAINDTLSIENSYITGKVWAPTDSVHCQHHVLNVPVNYCSKAILTSPYSSPDYAKLRVLARLLTSRYLHGELREKQGAYGGGARVTMDGVFAFYSYRDPRNLETLDVFDRSNDWLRTNICKVTDQEVLEAKLGVFQAIDAPVPPSKKGCEEFMRRLTPDVLQRHRAEVMTVDATGLKEVAEKYLGDDNILKTGKVILGQKNEKMDLSKRAGELWTVIDTV